In a genomic window of Pelecanus crispus isolate bPelCri1 chromosome 1, bPelCri1.pri, whole genome shotgun sequence:
- the LOC104030746 gene encoding solute carrier organic anion transporter family member 1C1 isoform X1 has translation MHVWVCISDRGSLPTKTARHHLWGLLLPGAGDISMEVSSKENTQFFSNNTILPVDRSSFKSESSASKEKQSCCGGIKIFLGALSFVYFAKALSGSYLKSTITQIERRFDIPSSLVGVIDGSFEIGNLLIIILVSYFGAKLHRPRIIGAGCLIMSAGTFLIAMPQFFMGRYRYERFPSTINSTVSISPCLQDKSQSPLSALEKSQAKINAGCEKEAGSSMWIYVLLGNLLRGIGETPIQPLGITYIDDYAIEENAALYIGCVQTVAIIGPIFGFLLGSLCAKLYVDIGFVDLDSVTITHKDVQWVGAWWLGYLIAGVISVLAGIPFWFLPKHLPKPESRKDSSTSSEQSKFITEDNKDQHKSYQQQVKIAEMAKDFLPSLKNLFGNPVYILYLCASIIQFNSLIGMVTYKPKYIEQQYGQTSSKTNFVIGLINIPAVAFGIFSGGLIMKKFRINVLGAAKLSLGSSFFGYLLLLSLFAMGCENSDVAGLTVSYHGTKRTTNNEQALFSDCNSGCKCSKNDWDPICGENGVTYISACLAGCQASNSSGKNTVFFNCSCVGTLESPSRSSSAVVGPCQKGNECPKMFLYFLGISVITSYTLSVGGTPGYILLLRCIKPHLKSFALGIYTLAIRVLAGIPAPVYFGVAIDTTCLKWGSKRCGGRGACRLYDSSALRYVYLGLTLVLGTVSIFFSVAVLWVLRKRSSPQDETLSANRERGTYGTKSRKENFVNSDRLIQTTYWPEKETRL, from the exons atgcatgtgtgggTATGTATAAGCGACAGAGGAAGCTTACCTACAAAAACTGCTAGGCACCATCTCTGGGGACTTCTGCTGCCAG GGGCAGGGGATATCAGCATGGAGGTTTCATCAAAAGAAAATACTCAGTTTTTTTCAAACAACACAATCCTGCCTGTTGACCGATCTTCATTCAAATCGGAATCTTCCGCATCCAAGGAAAAACAGTCGTGTTGTGGAGGTATAAAG ATATTTCTTGGTGCAttgtcttttgtttattttgctaaagCACTATCAGGAAGTTATCTAAAAAGTACTATCACACAAATTGAAAGAAGATTTGATATCCCTTCCTCTTTGGTTGGTGTTATTGATGGCAGTTTTGAAATTG GGAACCTCCTAATCATAATTCTTGTAAGCTACTTCGGAGCGAAGCTTCACAGGCCAAGAAtaattggagcaggctgcttaATTATGTCAGCTGGAACATTCCTAATTGCGATGCCCCAGTTCTTCATGGGACG ATATCGGTATGAAAGATTCCCTTCCACCATCAATTCGACTGTTAGCATCTCCCCATGTCTGCAGGATAAAAGCCAAAGTCCACTCTCAGCCTTGGAAAAATctcaagcaaaaataaatgcag GATGTGAAAAAGAAGCAGGCTCATCCATGTGGATCTATGTTTTACTGGGAAATCTTTTGCGTGGAATAGGTGAAACTCCTATCCAGCCCCTGGGAATTACATACATTGATGATTACGCCATTGAAGAGAATGCTGCCTTATACattg GCTGCGTACAAACAGTTGCAATTATAGGGCCAATATTTGGCTTTCTTCTAGGATCCCTGTGTGCCAAACTTTACGTTGACATTGGCTTTGTAGATCTGG ACAGCGTAACAATAACTCACAAGGACGTGCAGTGGGTGGGAGCCTGGTGGCTGGGTTACTTAATAGCAGGTGTGATTAGCGTTCTGGCCGGCATCCCCTTCTGGTTCCTGCCAAAGCACCTCCCGAAACCAGAGAGTAGAAAGGACTCCAGTACCTCTTCTGAGCAGTCAAAGTTCATCACTGAGGATAACAAGGACCAACACAAATCTTACCAGCAACAAGTGAAGATTGCTGAGATGGCAAAAG acttCTTGCCATCACTGAAGAACCTCTTTGGGAACCCAGTTTACATTCTGTATTTGTGTGCAAGTATCATTCAGTTCAATTCTTTAATTGGCATGGTGACATATAAGCCAAAGTATATTGAACAACAATATGGGCAAACATCTTCAAAAACTAATTTTGTTATAG GTCTTATCAACATTCCTGCTGTGGCCTTTGGCATATTCTCTGGTGGGCTGATCATGAAAAAATTCAGAATCAATGTTTTAGGGGCCGCAAAACTCTCCCTGGGATCATCTTTCTTTGGTTACCTTTTGCTCCTCTCATTATTTGCAATGGGCTGTGAGAACTCGGATGTGGCTGGCCTGACCGTGTCGTACCACGG aactAAAAGAACAACTAATAATGAGCAAGCCCTGTTTTCAGACTGCAACTCGGGCTGCAAATGTTCCAAGAATGACTGGGACCCCATCTGTGGGGAAAATGGAGTTACCTACATTTCCGCTTGTCTTGCTGGTTGCCAGGCGTCCAACAGCAGTGGGAAAAACACT GTATTTTTTAACTGCAGCTGTGTGGGAACCTTGGAATCTCCTTCACGAAGTTCCTCAGCTGTGGTGGGACCATGtcaaaaaggaaatgaatgtccaaaaatgtttctgtattttctagGAATATCAGTTATCACTTCATATACTTTGTCAGTTGGTGGCACACCCGGATACATACTGCTTCTAAG atGCATTAAACCACACTTGAAATCATTTGCACTTGGTATCTATACCCTGGCAATAAGAGTACTTG CGGGAATTCCAGCCCCAGTGTATTTTGGAGTGGCCATAGATACCACTTGCCTGAAATGGGGAAGCAAGAGatgtggaggaagaggagcatgCAGACTCTATGACTCCAGTGCACTCAG GTACGTGTACCTGGGGCTGACTTTGGTGTTGGGCACGGTGtccattttcttcagtgttgctGTCCTTTGGGTTCTCCGGAAAAGGTCTTCTCCACAAGATGAGACCCTCTCAGCCAACAGGGAGAGAGGCACCTATGGGACaaagagcaggaaggagaatTTTGTCAATAGTGACCGTTTAATTCAGACAACTTACTGGCCAGAAAAGGAGACTAGACTTTAG
- the LOC104030746 gene encoding solute carrier organic anion transporter family member 1C1 isoform X2 — protein MEVSSKENTQFFSNNTILPVDRSSFKSESSASKEKQSCCGGIKIFLGALSFVYFAKALSGSYLKSTITQIERRFDIPSSLVGVIDGSFEIGNLLIIILVSYFGAKLHRPRIIGAGCLIMSAGTFLIAMPQFFMGRYRYERFPSTINSTVSISPCLQDKSQSPLSALEKSQAKINAGCVQTVAIIGPIFGFLLGSLCAKLYVDIGFVDLDSVTITHKDVQWVGAWWLGYLIAGVISVLAGIPFWFLPKHLPKPESRKDSSTSSEQSKFITEDNKDQHKSYQQQVKIAEMAKDFLPSLKNLFGNPVYILYLCASIIQFNSLIGMVTYKPKYIEQQYGQTSSKTNFVIGLINIPAVAFGIFSGGLIMKKFRINVLGAAKLSLGSSFFGYLLLLSLFAMGCENSDVAGLTVSYHGTKRTTNNEQALFSDCNSGCKCSKNDWDPICGENGVTYISACLAGCQASNSSGKNTVFFNCSCVGTLESPSRSSSAVVGPCQKGNECPKMFLYFLGISVITSYTLSVGGTPGYILLLRCIKPHLKSFALGIYTLAIRVLAGIPAPVYFGVAIDTTCLKWGSKRCGGRGACRLYDSSALRYVYLGLTLVLGTVSIFFSVAVLWVLRKRSSPQDETLSANRERGTYGTKSRKENFVNSDRLIQTTYWPEKETRL, from the exons ATGGAGGTTTCATCAAAAGAAAATACTCAGTTTTTTTCAAACAACACAATCCTGCCTGTTGACCGATCTTCATTCAAATCGGAATCTTCCGCATCCAAGGAAAAACAGTCGTGTTGTGGAGGTATAAAG ATATTTCTTGGTGCAttgtcttttgtttattttgctaaagCACTATCAGGAAGTTATCTAAAAAGTACTATCACACAAATTGAAAGAAGATTTGATATCCCTTCCTCTTTGGTTGGTGTTATTGATGGCAGTTTTGAAATTG GGAACCTCCTAATCATAATTCTTGTAAGCTACTTCGGAGCGAAGCTTCACAGGCCAAGAAtaattggagcaggctgcttaATTATGTCAGCTGGAACATTCCTAATTGCGATGCCCCAGTTCTTCATGGGACG ATATCGGTATGAAAGATTCCCTTCCACCATCAATTCGACTGTTAGCATCTCCCCATGTCTGCAGGATAAAAGCCAAAGTCCACTCTCAGCCTTGGAAAAATctcaagcaaaaataaatgcag GCTGCGTACAAACAGTTGCAATTATAGGGCCAATATTTGGCTTTCTTCTAGGATCCCTGTGTGCCAAACTTTACGTTGACATTGGCTTTGTAGATCTGG ACAGCGTAACAATAACTCACAAGGACGTGCAGTGGGTGGGAGCCTGGTGGCTGGGTTACTTAATAGCAGGTGTGATTAGCGTTCTGGCCGGCATCCCCTTCTGGTTCCTGCCAAAGCACCTCCCGAAACCAGAGAGTAGAAAGGACTCCAGTACCTCTTCTGAGCAGTCAAAGTTCATCACTGAGGATAACAAGGACCAACACAAATCTTACCAGCAACAAGTGAAGATTGCTGAGATGGCAAAAG acttCTTGCCATCACTGAAGAACCTCTTTGGGAACCCAGTTTACATTCTGTATTTGTGTGCAAGTATCATTCAGTTCAATTCTTTAATTGGCATGGTGACATATAAGCCAAAGTATATTGAACAACAATATGGGCAAACATCTTCAAAAACTAATTTTGTTATAG GTCTTATCAACATTCCTGCTGTGGCCTTTGGCATATTCTCTGGTGGGCTGATCATGAAAAAATTCAGAATCAATGTTTTAGGGGCCGCAAAACTCTCCCTGGGATCATCTTTCTTTGGTTACCTTTTGCTCCTCTCATTATTTGCAATGGGCTGTGAGAACTCGGATGTGGCTGGCCTGACCGTGTCGTACCACGG aactAAAAGAACAACTAATAATGAGCAAGCCCTGTTTTCAGACTGCAACTCGGGCTGCAAATGTTCCAAGAATGACTGGGACCCCATCTGTGGGGAAAATGGAGTTACCTACATTTCCGCTTGTCTTGCTGGTTGCCAGGCGTCCAACAGCAGTGGGAAAAACACT GTATTTTTTAACTGCAGCTGTGTGGGAACCTTGGAATCTCCTTCACGAAGTTCCTCAGCTGTGGTGGGACCATGtcaaaaaggaaatgaatgtccaaaaatgtttctgtattttctagGAATATCAGTTATCACTTCATATACTTTGTCAGTTGGTGGCACACCCGGATACATACTGCTTCTAAG atGCATTAAACCACACTTGAAATCATTTGCACTTGGTATCTATACCCTGGCAATAAGAGTACTTG CGGGAATTCCAGCCCCAGTGTATTTTGGAGTGGCCATAGATACCACTTGCCTGAAATGGGGAAGCAAGAGatgtggaggaagaggagcatgCAGACTCTATGACTCCAGTGCACTCAG GTACGTGTACCTGGGGCTGACTTTGGTGTTGGGCACGGTGtccattttcttcagtgttgctGTCCTTTGGGTTCTCCGGAAAAGGTCTTCTCCACAAGATGAGACCCTCTCAGCCAACAGGGAGAGAGGCACCTATGGGACaaagagcaggaaggagaatTTTGTCAATAGTGACCGTTTAATTCAGACAACTTACTGGCCAGAAAAGGAGACTAGACTTTAG